Genomic window (Candidatus Nitrosocosmicus franklandus):
GTTATCATCTAAGGCACTTTATACTGCACAAATTGCAAAGGAATTAAATATTTATGAGCAGAGTGCGTACTATTACGTTAGAAAGTTACTAACAATAGGAGCTATAAAGGAATCAGGGACCGAATTTGTAAAAGGCGGTACTGCTAGATTGTACAAGACTGCGCTGCCTGCTTATGGTATTGAATTGGACTGGGGAGAATCACTATCTTTTGCCTATAATCAAGCGGAATTAAAAAGAAATGCAGAATATTCTATAGTTAGAAGGTTCTTGAGAGAATTTATCAACCAAGATAACATTTTTGATGGGTTGATTATTGTTGGGTCTCCAAACCCACATGGTATTTTCAAGACTTCTGCTAGAGATGGGCACTATGCTATCCAGTTAGCCTTTTTTCTAGGAAATTTTTGTAATTTGCCTAATGGATTTGTAGTCAAGCTTGACGAGGATGCAAAAGCAGAAAAGGAATTGGAAGACAATAATTTGATAATTATCGGAGGACCAGGCACTAATATTGTTTCCTCAGAATTCAACAGATTTTTACCGATCAAGTTTAATGAAGAAAACTACTGGTCGGGTTTGGTAGATGGTAGGGGAAAATTATACCACTTAGACAGTTTGGGGATCATCGCTAAATTTAAGAATCCGTATAATCACAACAAGTCGATAGTACTTATTGCAGGAGTTAGGTCGATCGGTACAAAATCAGCGGTAATAGCAGTAACGAATTTTAGTGAAAAAACCTTTTCAGACTATTCAGGTAGTGAAAATGAATGGGAGGCCGTAGTACAAGGATATGACATGGATAGTGATGGAAAAATTGATTATGTAGATATCGAAGAGATTTCAAAAAAATAGCAATCAAATATTAATTATTTGGAATTGATTCAGAATTTTCAGATGTAGGTATTAAATGTGTCAAGATCTGGGACTCTTCTTCACGCTTAACCAAATAGCCAGGAAGATTTACCTTTCTGTTGCCTATGCTAACATGCCCATGCACAACCAACTGGCGCGCCTGATATGGTGATTTTAGATTAGATTTTTTCATCACTATTGTTTGGAGTCTCCTTTCAAGAATATCTTCAATTTTCAAGTTCAAGACATCATCAAGAGTAGATTCGTTAGTAACCAAGCCCAATCTCGACAAATAATTCAATAATTGAGTCTCCTTGTCGTGTCTGACGTCTGTTGCCAGTGCCAATAATGCGCGAGCCTGATTTCTTATCCTAGCGATTTCAGTTTGAGCCTTCCATAACTCACGTTTATTCCTGAGGCCGTATGACCCAACAATGTACAGCTCTGAACTTATTTGATCGCTTGTCCATATACTTCGTGGTCTGTTATATACTTTCTTGGATTTTCTAGGGTCTCCCAAAATCAGCCACCTTTAACTACTTTGCGCCCCCAGCTCCAGCTGGCGCTTTACCTGCGGCTTTCTTAACTCCAACAGCAGTTGCTTTTCGACCAGTGGTGCGCGTACATTGTCCTCGGACTCTCAATCCAAACATGTGTCGATATCCCCTCCAGCTCATCACGGATTTTTCCCTTTCAATATCATTAGATTGAGTAAAATCCAAATCTGAAGTTATTAAATGGACGTCTTCACCAGAGTCCATATCTTTTTGTCTATTTAGATACCATTTAGGAACTCCTATAGACCGAATATTTTTTAATGCATTCTCAATATCTGAAAGCTCCTTATCGGTAAGAAACCCCACTCGAAGATATGGATTAATATTCAATGATTGTAATATCACTTGAGCTAAATTATACCCAATGCCCTTCACTTCGCTTAAAGCAACCACAGATTTCCTGCTACCATCAATATCTTTTCCCGCAATTCTTAAAATGTGTTTAAATTCTTCAACTGACAACTTGCTTATAAAAAATGTAGGTCGTTTTCCTAAATAAAAACCATACTAGATATAAAATATTCTGCTACGCTAAACGAGATATTTTGTGAATCACGAATTTACTCGAGGTCGTTGGCGGTTATCCGTCAGTTAGGACCAATACGAAGATAATAATGGGTTTATCAGTTGACAAAGGGATAGATAAATTATCCAAAAGGTCATAGTAAAACATAGTAGAAATTTACAAAATAGTCTACTAAATTCAAAAAGAAAATTTTAATAAGTCACTAGCGATATATACATATTGATGATATCCGATTGGTTGTCCAGAGTAGGGAGTGCTATTCCACGAGGATTTTCTCGTCATTATATTCTAGAACTACTTGCAGAACAGCCAATGACAGGTAAGGAGATAATAGATAAAGCAATAGTTCAAACTGGAGGCAAATGGAAACCATCACCCGGTCTTATTTACCCGTTACTAGGAAGGTTATTAGAAGAGGGATTGATAGAAGAGCATGAAAATGGTAGATATAGAATTACTAAAAAAGGGGTCTCCATTGCATCAGATATTAAATCTGCTCACAATATAATGCAAAAACACCTCGAAGTAATGTTCCGTATAGGAAATATGGGGAGGTTTATGACAATGGATCTAATTGATCGCATTTCAGCAATAGGGTCTACCCTAAGTTCAAACTTAGACAGGATGACTGAAGAAGAAAAGAATAAGTATAAAGAATTCCTTATTAATGAACTAAAAAAACTTAATAACTCGGATAATTCAGCGGAACAGACCAAAATTAATGATAAATCAATACTATAAGTTGAAATGAACAACGATTCTATCAAACAGGGTGCTTATTATCTGTTAAGAGGCGGAACGCTCTTGGCAGAACCATGTAAAAAGTGCGGTAATTTGCAAATAAAATATAAGGGAGAAATTTTGTGCATGAGTTGCCAAACGAACAACCTAAACAAAGATACCTCTAGCCGTTCTGATACAAAGAAAAGTTCAACATCTATTACCAATTTAGATGATCCTGAAAAAAGTGCTTTAATAGACAAGAATTCAAACTCTAAAATTGACAAGAATTTAGTATTAGACGAAACTGAAGACAAACTAATCAGGATAATTTCAGACTTGGGTGTCAATCTTGTAACACAGGAATCCTCTAAGGAGCTTAGAAATAGTTTGAAATGTATCAGAAAATCGCTTGAAGTTCTTGAATTGATAAGAAGAATGAAAAGACAATAAAATTAGAACTTAATTGTCGATTATTAGAATCGATTTACGCAATCGTAATTGTTGTCAATGTTAGGGCAGAGTAAGAAAAGTAGTCGCTCGCTAGACCAAAATTAAAAACTCGACTATGTGGTCACACTGTTTAGATGAATTTATTGCTTACCTAATGAAGGCCGGCAACTGGTCACCTTGCTTGATTAATTTATAATGATATCAGGTCTCTGATGATTTTGTTGTTTTTTTTTTTGGTTCACTTCCGACTATACAAATCATTTTGGGAGTTAATGGTTGAACATCCCGGAATACTACAGAGTTAAACAGTCAGATTTGCTATTGTCAATATATTAAACTCATGGATCAAAGTTGATTATACCAGGGTGTCTCAAACAAATAATATGTGTAAACTGTTTCCAATATTTAACATAATACAGCTTGCAAAAGTGATCAACCACCAGATCCCAAGAATCGAATCAATTTGTGTAATGGTTTTCTACTTGGGTTAATAAAAATAATCAACCTGTCTGATAAATCCTTATAGTCTGTATCAATCATGTCTTTTTGTGTAGATAAGGGAATTAATTAAGAAAAATGAGTTCTTACACGGGCTAGTCGGATTCAACAGTTCATAGTATGGAGATCGTTTTCGATTTAAACTAGTAGTTGTCTAATTTGTTATAAAACACACATTTCCTAGAGTATGAGACATTCATTATTGAGAACAACTTTACACTCGACTATAGGTAGAAGACTAGGATTGCAAGAGACTGATTTTTATGTATAAAGAATGCAAATTAATTACGGAATCTAACTATGTATCATATTGGGAACTCTCAATAAAGAAAAGGCGATAAAATCACCTTTGGAGATTATTTGGAACATCATTTCTGATGTAGATAATGATCCTAAGTATTGGTATGGAATCAAACAAACAAAAAACATAAGTGTCAGGGGTAACACCATAGAGAGAGAAACTATCATTGCATTTAGAGACTCAAAGTGCGAGGAGGTAATTACGCTAAAACCGCTCGACACGGTATCTACACAGATATTAAAAGGTCCAATAACTGGGACGAAGGCAATAAGGCTTACAAAGATCTCCGAAAACAAATGTCTCTTAAAAGTGAAGTGGGATATAAGAGCTCGAGGATTTTTAAAATTATTTGATTTTGTACTTATGAAACATATATCAAAAGGTACACAAGACGCATTAGAACGTATTGCGACAGAGGCTGAACAACGTTACCACGAAACAAACAAATTCTAAGGTTACACTGACAAGATAAGCTGTCCGACAAGCATACTTTGCATTTGAATCTCTGAGCTGATCTAATATTGATCTAATATTTATTGTAACTACCAACATTGATTTTAGACTGGTTTATAGGCTTTCGGGATATCTATGCCGTTTGTTATTCGGTCATCATTGCCTGTAATAATTAATACATATTGTTATTATTATTTCATTCAGTAAGGTTAATTAAAGCATAACTCGCAATAATATCTTGTGTACGTCCGAGACGTTTCCGTCCCCCAAGCAGTTAAGGAAATCATCCTTTCAAATGAGCTGTATTCAAAGGCAATAAAATCCGGAATCGCCAATTATACAGCCATTGCAAACAAGATACAGCCAGAAGTAGAAAGTAGCGCGGGAACAAAGGTAAACATAGGCACAATTGTAGTAGCAATTAAAAGACTAGCAGACATGATGCTAGCAAATGGATTCGATAATCGTGAAAATAATTTAAATGACAATGATGATGACAACGACAAAAAGGAAAGCCTAATTCGCAGCCCGTCTCTAACCCCTCAGGAGGCGAGAATGAAATTGACTGGAAGTATAATTGATGTTGATTTAGCGAATCAAGAATCTTTCACAATTGTAAATGATATGTTAAATAAATTAGCTAGGGAAGATTGGTTTGATTTCAATTTGGTTCGCACAGCTGAAAAAATAAGAATCGTAACAGAAGATATGATAAATTCTAGAAAGATAATTGCCTCATTGACGGAGGATTGTCAAGGGAAAGTTACAGAAGGTCTTTCCAAGATCACTATTACCCTATTTTATGAGAACATGGAGGGGATAAGAAGACTTTTATTTGGAATATTCGACATTCTGGGGAATCACAAAATTGCAATTCATAATGTATTTTTTACAAGTAATGAAATTATATTAATTCTAGAGCGCAATCATGCGGTAAGAGCGTATGATTTGTTACAAAATATGATTTTTAAGAAATAATCAATTTTATAATATTATAAAGAATAAGGTACAGGATTGAAATAGTAACAGTTAACCAACAAAGGAACAAAAAGACAAATAAAGGCGGTCAATAACTAAACTAAGTCATGTCTAACGTATTAAAGTTAAAACCGGGGGAATGGGATTTATCACATCTGATAAAAAACCCAAAATCAGAGGAAATCGACAAAGAGTTAAATAGAATCAGCAGTTTGATAGACGCTTTTGAAGAATCAAAACCCCTACTAACTTCTGGTATTTCTGTAAATGATTTTGTCAAATTAATTAAAGATTCGGAAAAAATATCTGAACACTTGAGCAAAATTACTAGCTATGCATATCTCAAATATGCAGAGGATACCTCCTCAAATAGCGTTGCTGGTCTCGTTACTAAAATGAACAATTTCTCAACGGAAGCAGCCAATAGATTATTATTTTTCGATTTATGGTTTAAGAAAGTTTTGGATCACAACAACGCAAACAGATTAATTGAAGGTGTTCCATCCGTATATAAAGATTATCTAATACATGAACGTTCCATGTCCAAATATACACTAAACGAATCCGAAGAAAAAATAATTAATATATTGGATGTTACCGGGATGAATGCACTTATCAAGATTTATGATAGGATGTCAAATGGCTTTGAATTCGATTATGTAGAGAAGAGAGGAAAAAAGAAGATAAGAAAGCGCTTTACTAATAAAGAGAAATTGTTGTCTTTAGTGAGAAGTTCAAAATCTTCAGAAAGAATTGCCTCATATAAGGCATTGTTATTAGTTTATAAAAGAAATAGTGGGGTATTGGGCGAAATTTATCTAAATCGAATACTAAATTGGCACAATGAGTTTGTCGAGCTTCGAAAATTTCCGACTCCGATTTCAGTAAGAAATCTCTCAAACAATATTAGTGATGATTCTGTTACGGCATTGTTGAACGTTTGTAGATCAAATTCAAAGATTTTCCAACAGTACTTCATTGAAAAGGCAAAGATGCTAAACATCAAAAAATTGGAAAGGTATCACTTATACGCTCCATTGAAATCACAGAAAAGAGCCAAGATCGAATATGGAAAAGCGTTGAAAATGGTTTTAGAAGCTTTTGAAGGGTTTCACCCGGAATTTAGAAAAATAGTTCAATCATTAATTAGAGAAAAACACATACACTCTAAATTGCAAGATAATAAACAAAGTGGTGCATTCTGTTCCACAGTTATCCCGTCAATAAATCCCTATGTGCTTCTAAATTTTGATGGAACACTAAGAGATATTTCAACCATGGCGCATGAGTTCGGGCATGCTATACACAGTGTATTAGCATGTGATAAACCAATCAGTGTTCAACATCCGCCTTTACCATTGGCTGAAACAGCATCAGTCTTTGGAGAAATGATACTTAATGACAAACTTCTTCAGAATGTGAATAAGAAGGAAAAACGCATTTTGCTTGCCGAACAAATAGATGACTTTTATGCAACTATTATGAGGCAAGCATATTTTACTATGTTTGAGATCGATGCTCATGACATGGTCGGAAAAGATAGTTCAACTACAGTTGACCAATTATGCACACTATATATGAATAATCTTAACGAACAATTCGGTAGATCCATGAAGGTAACGAATGATTTCAGATACGAATGGCTATATATCCCTCATTTTTATCATTCACCATTTTATTGTTATGCTTACTCGTTTGGAAATCTTTTGGTATTATCACTTTATCAACAATTCAAGAAAGAGAGCAAGAATTTTATTCCTAAATACATCAATATCCTTTCTTCGGGCGGATCTAGAAAACCAGAAGACCTATTGAAAGAAAATGAAATTGATATAACAAAAGAAAGTTTTTGGCAAAAAGGATTTGACTTTGTTAGTGAACAGATTCAGAACCTCAAAAATTTAGAATGAGATTCACTTTACAAAACATTTATTATTTTATGTTCTATTAAATATTATTCAATGTATATAGCCCTGTAATAAAACATTCTCATACTGATATCACAGATTAAAGGACAAGAATTTTCAAAAAGCATGTAGTAAAGAATCAATAATGCTCATTGGATCTCGATTGACTCAAAGTTCATTTTTTTTGTCCCTTTGCCGTGAGGCCAATTTCTGAAATACAAACGCAGAGATAACAAGTATAGAAGATACAAGTATAGAAGCGGCAAGCTGAGTATCAGGAATTTCAAAAATTAGTCCAATAATAAGTGTAATTATGATAATAATAGAAATAACAATTATCCAAGTCTTGATTGAATCAAATCTAATATTAGAAATCATCTTTCGGACAAGTCTTTAATATAGTTTCAGAATGTTAAATCTTTCTACTCTAATCAATTAGTTCAACTATTCCTTGGGTAAGCATAATGCGGCGTAATTCCTTTGCAAGATCCGTTACAGTTATGATCCCCACAACCTTTCCATTTGAAATTACAGGCAATCTCCTAATACGATTATTTATCATACGCTGAACTGCAACATCGACGGGAGTATCAGGCTCAGCATAAGTTTGTATCTTTGACATTAAATCAGTTATTTTTACACTCGATGATTTCTTGTCATTAGCACAAACACGCTTTACAAAATCTCTTTCAGTGATAATGCCCAATAATTGATCATTATCTTGGACTATTAACGAACTTATTCGTTTTTCCTTCATAAGCAAAGCGGCGTCTAGAGCTGTTTTGGAAGAATCAATGGTTACAACCTGATTCGACATGATTTCACTTACCACTTCTTGCATAACACTTTCTATTTCATTAAATAAAAAAAGATTTCCATTATCTATCAGTGTCAGGTATCTATATCGCACTCTACATCTAAAAATATTCGAGAACCAAAGTATAGTTTAGATCTATGTTGTAAAAAATCAAAAAAAGATTTAAAAATAGTCACGTGTCAGCAGACCCCATATATGGAAAGTAAGAATCCATTTAACAAGTTAATTAGTATGATTAGACTTTTGAAAGCTTCACGAAAGCAAAAGGTAACAGTTTAATATCATCAATTACAAACATTTAAAGATTGTTAAGACTATAGCTGCTTACGTATAGGTACAATAAACGTTGCTTGAAGACACAGGTTAATTGATATAATAGTTTTTTAGCATACAATACAAAACACAAGTAAATTTGAGTGTTTCCCAGAATATTAGTATTATTCAGTTGCTATTATCTATTAAAAAAAAGGGGTTAGATTACTTGCCATGGTCGAGTGGCAAACGTAACTCCTAAGCCAGCAGCAATGATTATACTCTGATAGATGATGTTATTCCACGGAATTGGCTTAAGTATTGGGTCTCCCACTACCTGTATAGTCTGACCCGGGCCCAATCCTGGTCCTACGGATGCCAAGTTCAACTGAGTGTGAACATGGTATACTCCTGGTTCAAGAGCTTTTGCCTCTAGTCTGTATGGAACAGTTTCCTGCGGTTGTATTTCAATTATATTACCTGGAGGGTCTCGACTTACGAATTCCCATCTGTTACCAGCATTAGTAGACTCACTGAACAATGATATCCATCCTCGCATAGGTCTATTTACAAGACTCTGAAGCTCTCCTGTAACCACCAAAGTATCACCAGTGTTTAGCGATTGGGCAGAGAATGCTTCATTATTTATCCTAACGAATCTACTTTGAAGCTGTGCCTGAACACCGTGTCCATCAGCTAACGGAAGCAGTGCAATAATACTAGCTAATATGGATGCTCCTGCTACAAAAGTTACAATTAGAAACACCATAGCGGGTTTGTTGCCGCTCTTCTCATTCATCTAGGGAATCCACTATTTACATAGATAAAAAGTTTGCTGTCTTTGACAAGGTGATTTTACATATGAAAGTCTTGCTTAATTGAATACACACCCAGATTATCTCACATTTTTGCTCAAAAGATTAGCGAGGTAGTCCTTCTGATAAAGTTAAGTATGATATGGTATTTTCGCCTTCTTTAGAATATCGACAAAGATATGATAGAAATATCAACGCATAAGATCAAATGAAGAACCGATATGATTTTTCACTCCTTTCCCATCCGTTGTATCCACTTCTTAAATTATTCTTGCATGCCATTCATGAACATTATAAATCTTCAGATATCACGTGAAAATAACCTTATTTTTTATAAAGTATTAATATAATGATTTATATTGATCAAATTATTGGAACGAACAGATGATTATCGTAACAATAACATCGAAGAAAATCCAATGTGTGATTTATGTGGGAATGTGATAGAAGCATGTATGTGTGTGTGTCCCTATTGTGGTAGAGGAGACAAATGCGAGTGTTGCATACATGATTCCATGACAGGCGGATAGCCAATGTCTTTACTCCTTGATTAAAACTATAATAAGACAGGTTAGCGTTATTAAAATAAATAATGTCAATTTCAAGAGAGTCCATTTCCTGGGTTATTGGGGGACCTCAAGGAAGTGGTGTTGATTCTGCATCTCACATTTTCCTCAAATCGCTGGCAATGGCAGGGTTGAATGTATTTGGAAGACGTGAGTACCACTCAAATATTAAAGGCGAACATAGTTACTTCTCGGTAAGATTTTCAAACCATGTTATAAGATCTCATGTTGATGAGATAGACATTCTTGCAACCTTTGACGCTGAAACAATTGTAAGACACTCACCGTTCTTAGTGAACGGTGGTGTGCTTATTTATGATCGTGATGTCCTCACAAAAAAGATAGAGGAAATTCATACGCTGGATAATTCTTCAAAGTCTCGTTTTGAGAGATTTTTGATGGATAATAAAAGAGAACCAAACTTGAATGGATTGCTTGAAGAGCTGAAGCATCGAAATATAGCTCTCATCGAATTACCTTATTATCAACTGATAAAAGAATTTTCAGAGCGTATACAGGATAACTCTCTTAGTAAACTAGCAAGAATCACCAATGTAATGTCATTGGCAGCTTCATTTGCGGTATTGGAATTTGATACCTTACTAATGAAGAAGGGCATACAAGATACTTTTGCTAGCAAGTCTAAAATTTCAGAAATTAATGTTAATGCAGCAATTTATACCTATGATTTTGTCAGACAAAATTTTAAGAATATTCCAAAGAATTATTCGGAATTCTTCAAAGAAATAAACAAAAATACCCGAGAGCATATAATAGCACAGGGCAACCAAACTTCTCCTCTTGGTAAAATTGTCGGAGGATGCAGATTTCAAACCTATTATCCCATTACTCCGGCAACTGATGACAGTGAATATTTAGAGTCTAATCAGACAGTAGAGCAAAAAGATGGAAATAACGGATCTGCAGTTGTAATCCAAACTGAAGACGAGATTGCAGCAATAACTATGGCTATCGGTGCTGCTTTAACTGGAGTTCGGGCCTGTACAACCACATCTGGTCCTGGGTTTTCATTGATGGTTGAAGCTTTGGGATGGGCAGGTATCAATGAAGTGCCTCTATTAGTAAGCTTATATCAACGCGCTGGGCCCTCTACAGGTCTCCCCACCAGACAAGAACAAGGGGATCTACTGTTTGCAATAAATGCAGGCCATGGTGAATTTCCAAAGATAGTTTATGCTTCTGGTGATATTGAAGAGAGCTTTTATGATACCATCAGGGTTCTCAATTATGCTGAGATTTTTCAGACGCCTGTAATACATATGCTAGACAAATATTTAGCAAACAGTATTATCACATGTTCGCCTTTTGACTACAAAACGATAAAGATTCAGAGAGGGAAACTGGTTAATAAAATTCAAGGTTCCGATTCAAGTAGCTCTGAGCATTTTGAGAGATTCAGATTGGGCGATGGTCCTATCTCTGATCGTGCAATGCTAGGAATGGAAGGTAGAATATTTTGGAATACAGGGGATGAACATGATGAGAAAGGGCACATTACAGAAGATCCAGGGACAAGAGTATTGATGATGGAGAAGCGGCTCTCAAAATTGGAACACATTCGTAGATTGATACCGAAGGAAGAACAAATTGTTGTTGAGTTTGAGAGTGATCAAAAGTTAGATTCAAACAAACTAGTGATCGTAATTAGCTGGGGATCAACTAAGGGAGCCATCTTGGATACACTGGAAAAATTAGATTTAGAGAAACCTAGAGTTCAATTTTTGTTCATTCAAATAAAACTCCTCAATCCATTTCCAGGTAAGCTGTTGCAGGAAATTATTGATAGAAAAATAAGTCAAATGAGACAGAATTCAAGTACATTTTCAGAAAGCGAGGTTATAAAGATAATTGTAGAAATGAACTATTTGTCACAGCTTGACATCCTAATCAAGCAAAATATCGCCTTACAAAGTGATTTCAAAATACTTAAGTATAACGGCAGACCTATGAGTCATACTGAAGTTTATGATTCTATTATCAACATCCTGAATAACAATTCTCAAGAGAGAGTGATACTAAACAATGGAGTATAAGATAGCAGATTACAAAACCGAAGTACATAACGATTGGTGT
Coding sequences:
- a CDS encoding 30S ribosomal protein S4; the protein is MGDPRKSKKVYNRPRSIWTSDQISSELYIVGSYGLRNKRELWKAQTEIARIRNQARALLALATDVRHDKETQLLNYLSRLGLVTNESTLDDVLNLKIEDILERRLQTIVMKKSNLKSPYQARQLVVHGHVSIGNRKVNLPGYLVKREEESQILTHLIPTSENSESIPNN
- a CDS encoding Sjogren's syndrome/scleroderma autoantigen 1 family protein — translated: MNNDSIKQGAYYLLRGGTLLAEPCKKCGNLQIKYKGEILCMSCQTNNLNKDTSSRSDTKKSSTSITNLDDPEKSALIDKNSNSKIDKNLVLDETEDKLIRIISDLGVNLVTQESSKELRNSLKCIRKSLEVLELIRRMKRQ
- a CDS encoding M3 family oligoendopeptidase yields the protein MSNVLKLKPGEWDLSHLIKNPKSEEIDKELNRISSLIDAFEESKPLLTSGISVNDFVKLIKDSEKISEHLSKITSYAYLKYAEDTSSNSVAGLVTKMNNFSTEAANRLLFFDLWFKKVLDHNNANRLIEGVPSVYKDYLIHERSMSKYTLNESEEKIINILDVTGMNALIKIYDRMSNGFEFDYVEKRGKKKIRKRFTNKEKLLSLVRSSKSSERIASYKALLLVYKRNSGVLGEIYLNRILNWHNEFVELRKFPTPISVRNLSNNISDDSVTALLNVCRSNSKIFQQYFIEKAKMLNIKKLERYHLYAPLKSQKRAKIEYGKALKMVLEAFEGFHPEFRKIVQSLIREKHIHSKLQDNKQSGAFCSTVIPSINPYVLLNFDGTLRDISTMAHEFGHAIHSVLACDKPISVQHPPLPLAETASVFGEMILNDKLLQNVNKKEKRILLAEQIDDFYATIMRQAYFTMFEIDAHDMVGKDSSTTVDQLCTLYMNNLNEQFGRSMKVTNDFRYEWLYIPHFYHSPFYCYAYSFGNLLVLSLYQQFKKESKNFIPKYINILSSGGSRKPEDLLKENEIDITKESFWQKGFDFVSEQIQNLKNLE
- a CDS encoding CBS domain-containing protein, with amino-acid sequence MQEVVSEIMSNQVVTIDSSKTALDAALLMKEKRISSLIVQDNDQLLGIITERDFVKRVCANDKKSSSVKITDLMSKIQTYAEPDTPVDVAVQRMINNRIRRLPVISNGKVVGIITVTDLAKELRRIMLTQGIVELID
- a CDS encoding PadR family transcriptional regulator encodes the protein MISDWLSRVGSAIPRGFSRHYILELLAEQPMTGKEIIDKAIVQTGGKWKPSPGLIYPLLGRLLEEGLIEEHENGRYRITKKGVSIASDIKSAHNIMQKHLEVMFRIGNMGRFMTMDLIDRISAIGSTLSSNLDRMTEEEKNKYKEFLINELKKLNNSDNSAEQTKINDKSIL
- a CDS encoding methane monooxygenase/ammonia monooxygenase subunit B translates to MNEKSGNKPAMVFLIVTFVAGASILASIIALLPLADGHGVQAQLQSRFVRINNEAFSAQSLNTGDTLVVTGELQSLVNRPMRGWISLFSESTNAGNRWEFVSRDPPGNIIEIQPQETVPYRLEAKALEPGVYHVHTQLNLASVGPGLGPGQTIQVVGDPILKPIPWNNIIYQSIIIAAGLGVTFATRPWQVI
- a CDS encoding 30S ribosomal protein S13; the protein is MSVEEFKHILRIAGKDIDGSRKSVVALSEVKGIGYNLAQVILQSLNINPYLRVGFLTDKELSDIENALKNIRSIGVPKWYLNRQKDMDSGEDVHLITSDLDFTQSNDIEREKSVMSWRGYRHMFGLRVRGQCTRTTGRKATAVGVKKAAGKAPAGAGGAK
- a CDS encoding SRPBCC family protein produces the protein MGTLNKEKAIKSPLEIIWNIISDVDNDPKYWYGIKQTKNISVRGNTIERETIIAFRDSKCEEVITLKPLDTVSTQILKGPITGTKAIRLTKISENKCLLKVKWDIRARGFLKLFDFVLMKHISKGTQDALERIATEAEQRYHETNKF
- a CDS encoding 2-oxoacid:acceptor oxidoreductase subunit alpha, producing the protein MSISRESISWVIGGPQGSGVDSASHIFLKSLAMAGLNVFGRREYHSNIKGEHSYFSVRFSNHVIRSHVDEIDILATFDAETIVRHSPFLVNGGVLIYDRDVLTKKIEEIHTLDNSSKSRFERFLMDNKREPNLNGLLEELKHRNIALIELPYYQLIKEFSERIQDNSLSKLARITNVMSLAASFAVLEFDTLLMKKGIQDTFASKSKISEINVNAAIYTYDFVRQNFKNIPKNYSEFFKEINKNTREHIIAQGNQTSPLGKIVGGCRFQTYYPITPATDDSEYLESNQTVEQKDGNNGSAVVIQTEDEIAAITMAIGAALTGVRACTTTSGPGFSLMVEALGWAGINEVPLLVSLYQRAGPSTGLPTRQEQGDLLFAINAGHGEFPKIVYASGDIEESFYDTIRVLNYAEIFQTPVIHMLDKYLANSIITCSPFDYKTIKIQRGKLVNKIQGSDSSSSEHFERFRLGDGPISDRAMLGMEGRIFWNTGDEHDEKGHITEDPGTRVLMMEKRLSKLEHIRRLIPKEEQIVVEFESDQKLDSNKLVIVISWGSTKGAILDTLEKLDLEKPRVQFLFIQIKLLNPFPGKLLQEIIDRKISQMRQNSSTFSESEVIKIIVEMNYLSQLDILIKQNIALQSDFKILKYNGRPMSHTEVYDSIINILNNNSQERVILNNGV